The Natrinema caseinilyticum genomic sequence TCGAACCGAACGATCGTATCACCGCGATCAACGGGGCAGCGGTCGCGGGGAACGACGACCTCGCGGACCGGCTCGAGTCGACCGACGGCGAACAGGTATCCGTCGAACTCAACGGCGAGCGGACGGTACCGGTCGATCGAGCGCTGCTCGTGACCGCGGCGATGGACGACGGCCCGACGCAACTCTCGGCCGGCGACAAAGTCCGCGCGGTCGACGGCCAGCGTATCGCGACCGAACGCGGCTTCTTCGCCGCCGTCGGCGACAGCGAACGAGTCACGCTGACGATCGAACCAGCGGACGACGGCGAGCCGGTCGAACGCGAGGTCGCGGTCGGCGCCGCGGTCTCGATCGCGGACGGCGAACCGCTCGAGGGGGCGACCGGTCCGACCGACGAACCGTTCGTCATCACCCGCTTCGACGGCGAGCGGATTCACGACTACGACGAACTCAGTTCGCTCCTCGAGAACAGCGAACCCGGCCAGGAGGTCACGGTGGCGGGTTACTTCGGCGACGACCGGGAGCAGTACACGGTAACGCTCGACGCGCACCCGCAGGCCGACAGCGGATTTCTCGGTATCAGGGGATATCAGGGCGCCTCCGGCGTCACGGTAAGCGACATCGGCGTACAGCTCTATCCGGCGGCGGACTACCTGTCGTTACTCGGCGGTACCGGCGAAACACCGTTCGGGCCGATCACTGACACGTTCCTCGGCCAGATCGGGGTTGCGCTGTTCCTGCCGATCGTCGGGGTCATCGGCATCTTGCCGTTCAATTTCGCCGGCTTCACGGGCGGGATTCAAAACTTCTACGAGGTACAGGGCTTCCTCGGCGCACTCGGTGACGGTCCCGTTTTCGTCGTCGCGAACATGTTGTTCTGGACCGGGTGGATCAACGTCCAGCTCGGCTTTTTCAACTGCATCCCGGCGTTCCCCCTCGACGGCGGACACATCCTCCGAACCAGCACCGAGGCAGTCATCTCCCGGTTGCCGATCAATGCGACCCGCGGGATGGTCCGCGTGGTGACGACGACCGTCGGGGTGACGATGCTCGTGAGCTTCCTCCTGATGCTGTTCGGCCCACAACTGATCGGCGGATAACGTCGCGGTCGTGTGTATCGGCAGGAAAAGCGAGCTACGCCTCGTTCGGATCGATCCCGTGGCGGTCGTAGAACTCCTCGGGCGTCTCCCGGAGGCGCTCGAATTCGGTGTCGAAATAGTGTTCGTGGTGACGGACGACCTGTTCGACGACCCACCGGCTGAACTCCTCGTCGAATCGCCACTCGCCTTCCATCTCGCAAATGTCGAAGCGGTCGTCCGTCGAGAAGGCGGCGTATACGTGGAAAAAGCCGAGAATGACGTCGGCGAAATCACTCGCTTTCTCACAACCCCTCTCGCGGCGGTTCTCGAGCTCTGTATAGCCTCGCTTCGTGAGTTCGAAATATTTCCTGTCGGGTTCGTCCTCGCGTTCGATGCGTGCTGCCCAGCCTTTCTCCTCGAATTTGTAGAGTATCGGGTACACCGACCCGTAGGACGGCTCCCAGTGACCGCCGCTGATCTCACGGATTTCCTTGAGGATTTCGTAGCCGTACCGCGGTTTCTCCTCGAGGAGTTCGAGGACGAGATAGGCGATGAGTCCTTTCGGCGGCCCACTTTTCCGCATATATCTC encodes the following:
- a CDS encoding PadR family transcriptional regulator — translated: MRKSGPPKGLIAYLVLELLEEKPRYGYEILKEIREISGGHWEPSYGSVYPILYKFEEKGWAARIEREDEPDRKYFELTKRGYTELENRRERGCEKASDFADVILGFFHVYAAFSTDDRFDICEMEGEWRFDEEFSRWVVEQVVRHHEHYFDTEFERLRETPEEFYDRHGIDPNEA
- a CDS encoding site-2 protease family protein is translated as MDYGSLAVVSPPEIYGSELLTWVLLGLLGYWVAVIALQNSGRLPDYVGTQGPILTFHTKRGRELLDRLARPKRFWRAWSNVGVGIALVVMVGMFLFLLQAAMTMLSSPQPATSAVRQPRNVLVIPGINDFLPLSATPGIVFGLLVGLVVHEGGHGLLCRVEDIDIDSMGIAMLAVLPIGAFVEPDQESSKSASRGGQTRMFAAGVTNNFAVTLLVFALLFGPVVGSIAVAPGAAVGGVAPDSPAADAGIEPNDRITAINGAAVAGNDDLADRLESTDGEQVSVELNGERTVPVDRALLVTAAMDDGPTQLSAGDKVRAVDGQRIATERGFFAAVGDSERVTLTIEPADDGEPVEREVAVGAAVSIADGEPLEGATGPTDEPFVITRFDGERIHDYDELSSLLENSEPGQEVTVAGYFGDDREQYTVTLDAHPQADSGFLGIRGYQGASGVTVSDIGVQLYPAADYLSLLGGTGETPFGPITDTFLGQIGVALFLPIVGVIGILPFNFAGFTGGIQNFYEVQGFLGALGDGPVFVVANMLFWTGWINVQLGFFNCIPAFPLDGGHILRTSTEAVISRLPINATRGMVRVVTTTVGVTMLVSFLLMLFGPQLIGG